A DNA window from Arachis duranensis cultivar V14167 chromosome 3, aradu.V14167.gnm2.J7QH, whole genome shotgun sequence contains the following coding sequences:
- the LOC110278500 gene encoding putative lipid-transfer protein DIR1 encodes MDGSWVALRLMVVAAVLMSANMTKGASGISVCNMSEDGLMACKPSVTQPNPTDPTTECCNAVSNADLQCLCSYKNSVELPFLGIDPDLAISLPAKCNLQTPVGC; translated from the coding sequence ATGGATGGCAGTTGGGTCGCACTGCGATTAATGGTGGTGGCGGCAGTACTGATGAGCGCTAATATGACGAAAGGTGCAAGTGGTATTAGTGTATGTAATATGAGTGAGGATGGGTTGATGGCTTGCAAGCCATCGGTGACTCAGCCAAACCCAACTGATCCAACAACAGAATGCTGCAACGCTGTTAGTAATGCAGATTTGCAATGCCTTTGCTCTTACAAGAACTCAGTAGAGCTGCCCTTTCTTGGAATTGATCCAGATCTTGCTATTTCACTTCCCGCCAAGTGCAATCTCCAAACTCCTGTTGGTTGCTAA
- the LOC107478455 gene encoding proton pump-interactor 1, translated as MVVEVTGFEVVQGQVANGAAEQDKSVSGDKEHGKLVQNSVVADPVKLGSNGDEYAKVRGNGVLDSGVPEGAVEDWPAPKMIHSFYFARCRPYDDPNIKSKVDKLDKEINQKNQQRIKLTDTLRVKRSERAELITQVKSLRDENKQFQSIVDEKIKEIEPLQQALGKLRTGNNGGRGGGLCSSEEELNDIIYSLKYRMQHESIPLTEEKQILREIKQLEGTREKVIANAAMRAKVQDSLGQKEVIQDQVKLIGGDLDGAKKERQAIRSKIKQLDDSVKAIDKDIQSLQEELADVTQKREKAYESIQELRKQRDEGNSYFFKSRAILNKARELAAKKDLSAIEELAQTEIEKFMSLWSSDKAFRDDYEKRLLPSLDMRQLSRDGRMRNPDEKPLLEEPKAADIDAKMNLKQPKEEPKASPHETLPTQKVQKETKNKARDLKSNPDSKGLDYADEYEFEIPQKENKEPAIDPAKLKEIKREEEIAKAKQALERKRKLAEKAAAKAAARAQKEAEKKLKDREKKAKKGAGGSATLPNLEGPADEVAEATMQEKVNDSDEGLVPVKEKVAKESSARYRSKTKVPEAIPKAILKRKRSNNYWAWVAVSALLVLLFLVLTYNQLP; from the exons ATGGTAGTTGAGGTCACGGGATTTGAGGTGGTTCAAGGGCAAGTGGCAAACGGCGCAGCCGAACAAGACAAATCTGTGTCGGGTGACAAAGAACATGGGAAATTAGTTCAAAATTCAGTAGTTGCTGACCCCGTAAAATTAGGGTCCAATGGAGATGAATATGCTAAAGTTCGGGGGAATGGTGTTTTAGATTCCGGTGTCCCAGAAGGCGCAGTTGAAGATTGGCCTGCGCCTAAGATGATacactctttttattttgcaaggTGTCGGCCGTACGATGATCCCAACATTAAATCCAAAGTTGATAAGCTTGACAAGGAGATAAACCAGAAAAATCAACAACGGATTAAGCTGACCGATACTCTAAGGGTGAAGCGG TCGGAACGGGCAGAGTTGATTACTCAGGTTAAGTCCCTACGGGATGAAAACAAGCAATTTCAGAGTATTGtggatgaaaaaataaaagagatcgAACCTCTGCAGCAGGCGCTTGGCAAGCTGCGTACTGGTAACAATGGAGGTCGAGGTGGAGGATTATGCTCATCTGAGGAGGAACTGAATGATATT ATATATAGCTTGAAATACCGCATGCAACACGAAAGCATTCCTTTAACCGAGGAGAAACAAATCCTTAGAGAAATCAAACAGCTTGAGGGGACAAGGGAGAAAGTTATTGCCAATGCTGCCATGAGGGCCAAAGTACAAGATTCTCTTGGGCAGAAAGAAGTCATACAGGATCAGGTTAAG CTTATAGGTGGGGACTTAGATGGTGCCAAGAAAGAGAGACAAGCAATTCGGTCCAAAATCAAGCAACTTGATGATTCAGTGAAAGCCATAGACAAGGATATCCAATCTTTGCAGGAAGAACTAGCAGATGTTACTCAGAAGAGGGAGAAAGCTTATGAGAGTATTCAGGAACTAAGAAAACAGCGGGATGAAGGG aACTCTTATTTCTTCAAAAGTCGTGCAATTCTGAACAAAGCACGGGAGCTTGCTGCAAAGAAAGATCTCAGTGCTATTGAGGAACTTGCACAAACAGAG ATCGAGAAATTTATGTCACTTTGGAGCAGTGACAAAGCTTTTAGGGATGACTATGAGAAACGACTTCTGCCATCGTTGGATATGCGGCAGTTGAGTAGGGATGGACGGATGAGGAACCCAGATGAAAAACCACTGCTGGAGGAACCTAAAGCTGCTGATATTGATGCAAAAATGAACTTAAAGCAGCCAAAAGAGGAGCCAAAGGCTTCTCCACATGAAACACTGCCCACACAGAAGGTTCAGAAAGAAACCAAGAACAAAGCTAGAGATTTGAAATCTAATCCGGACAGTAAGGGTTTAGATTATGCTGATGAATATGAATTTGAAATACCACAAAAGGAGAACAAAGAGCCTGCAATTGATCCCGCAAAgttgaaagaaattaaaagggaagAGGAAATTGCAAAAGCAAAGCAGGCCTTGGAAAGGAAGAGGAAGTTAGCAGAGAAAGCTGCAGCCAAAGCAGCAGCCAGAGCACAAAAGGAAGCTGAAAAGAAGCTTAAG GATCGcgagaagaaagcaaagaaggGAGCTGGGGGCTCAGCAACTCTTCCCAATCTTGAGGGACCTGCAGATGAAGTGGCTGAGGCTACAATGCAGGAGAAGGTTAATGACAGCGATGAAGGTCTTGTGCCAGTGAAGGAAAAGGTGGCAAAGGAGAGTAGTGCTAGATACAGGAGTAAAACAAAGGTTCCTGAAGCAATTCCAAAAGCGATACTTAAGAGGAAAAGGTCAAACAATTACTGGGCATGGGTTGCAGTTTCTGCTTTGCTAGTTCTGCTCTTCTTGGTGCTTACATACAACCAGCTACCCTGA